A stretch of DNA from Spirosoma endbachense:
AACGCTGCCCACCGGCTCTACAATCCGGCCTGGTCTGAGGAGCGCAATAAGGAAGTTTTTGGCCCATGTGCCAACATTAACTGGCATGGGCACAACTTTGAGCTGATCGTAACGGTGAAGGGTGAGCCCGATCCGGATACAGGCTTTGTGATTGACCTGAAACTGCTGGGTGATATTGTGAAGCGGGAGGTAATTGAAAAAGTTGATCACAAAAACCTGAATCTGGATGTCGATTTCATGCAGGGCAAAATGGCTAGCTGTGAGATCTTTATCATGGAAATCTGGAAAATCCTCGAACTTGCACTGGGCGAAGTAACAGAAGCACACCTGCACCAGCTTCGACTTTACGAAACACCGAAAAATTTTGTGGATTATTTTGGCGAATAGGGCCTGTATGGATGATATGGGGTGTATGATAAAGCCGATAATCAAGTCTCATACAACCCATAACATACAATACTAGATGAACTATTACCTCATTGCTGGCGAACGTTCCGGCGATCTTCACGGGGCAAATCTGATTCGGGCCATTCGTCGAC
This window harbors:
- a CDS encoding 6-pyruvoyl trahydropterin synthase family protein; translation: MVYINRIEHFNAAHRLYNPAWSEERNKEVFGPCANINWHGHNFELIVTVKGEPDPDTGFVIDLKLLGDIVKREVIEKVDHKNLNLDVDFMQGKMASCEIFIMEIWKILELALGEVTEAHLHQLRLYETPKNFVDYFGE